A single Plasmodium yoelii strain 17X genome assembly, chromosome: 10 DNA region contains:
- a CDS encoding PIR protein, which yields MDKNICEKFKNVWEDFPDTLGSDGKYQFNSNKHFKTYCNNNTCDMPLEKINAGCLYLFDAFFKDSNLFKSVANSNINIVEYIMIWLSYMLSLKENNESHISTLQHFYKTDIKGGDKYSNPIVNISEYSSYKELIDTKCYFLSMNKSMITKLYDAFKLLCEMHIEYEKNKSNCTKCSEKAEAFVTKYNELNRDHNNIDESSYKQLLCTLSTDYDNFKNKCNNTQCCKSSPLPTIDKNITVKCSAQMSGDTSSSSIGNKLFIVLSIFVAIGIFLGISYKYSLFGFRKRFQKQKLREKIKNIKKRMNQ from the exons atggataaaaatata TGTGAAAAGTTCAAGAATGTGTGGGAGGATTTCCCCGATACATTGGGGAGTGATGGAAAATATCAATTTAATAGCAATAAACATTTCAAAACttattgtaataataatacttgTGATATGCCTctcgaaaaaattaatgcgGGATGTCTATATTTGTTTGATGCATTCTTTAAGGATTCTAATTTGTTTAAGTCGGTTGCAAATAGTAacatcaatattgttgaatacattatgatatggttaagttatatgttaagcCTAAAGGAAAATAATGAAAGCCACATCAGTACTCtacaacatttttataaaacagATATAAAGGGTGGTGATAAGTATAGTAATCCTATAGTTAATATTAGTGAATATAGCAGTTATAAGGAACTTATAGATAcaaaatgttattttttaagtatgAATAAGAGCATGATaactaaattatatgatgcatttaaattattatgtgaaaTGCATATTGAgtatgaaaaaaacaagTCAAATTGCACAAAATGTTCGGAAAAAGCTGAAGCATTTgttacaaaatataatgaacttAATCGAgatcataataatattgatgaAAGTTCATACAAACAATTATTGTGTACTTTATCAAccgattatgataattttaaaaataaatgtaataatacTCAATGTTGCAAATCTTCACCCCTTCCAACgatagataaaaatattactgTAAAATGTTCTGCACAAATGTCTGGAGAtacatcaagttcgtcgataggaaacaaattatttatagttttatctATATTCGTTGCAATCGGAatttttttgggaatttcttataag tattcgttatttggatttcggaaacgatttcaaaaacaaaaattaagagaaaaaataaaaaatataaagaagagaatgaatcaataa
- a CDS encoding PIR protein, whose amino-acid sequence MDDSLCGKFGFLRTYLPDDLSITTTPDFFEYSKFKNYCPNEDCNTDLDKITIGFLWLLEQYFTISLDKSYNENNTKPFFLYIILWLSYKLNKNTEHNATKINDFYIKHVNENDKYKKFRDAAYTYTDLEEFINKQNELLNIDIKDLSNFYDASKLICSMYGNVAQGQTSEILSNNVNEFINKYTELNNKYNNEDAPHRQILSALSTDYNNLNKKCSNIPYFSEITSNMYALKSGDTSSSSSIGNKLFTVVSIFGAIAFFLGISYKYSLFGFRKRFKKQQIREKIKNIKKKMNY is encoded by the exons ATGGATGATAGTTTA TGTGGAAAATTTGGTTTTTTGAGGACGTATTTACCCGATGATTTAAGCATAACTACAACACCtgatttttttgaatattcgAAATTCAAAAATTACTGCCCTAATGAAGACTGCAATACTGATCTCGATAAAATTACGATTGGATTTTTATGGTTACTTGaacaatattttactatatcCCTAGATAAAagttataatgaaaataatactaaaccattttttctatatattattttatggttaagttacaaattaaataaaaacacaGAGCACAATGCCACCAAAATAaacgatttttatattaaacatgtaaatgaaaatgataaatataaaaaatttagagATGCtgcctatacatatacagATCTTGAGGAAttcataaataaacaaaacgAATTGTTGAATATTGACATTAAAGATctttctaatttttatgatgcatcCAAATTAATATGTAGTATGTATGGTAATGTTGCACAGGGTCAAACAAGCGAGATACTGTCAAATAATGTGAATGAgtttattaacaaatatacagagctaaacaataaatataataatgaagatgCCCCACATCGTCAAATATTGTCTGCtttatcaactgattataataatttaaataagaAATGTAGCAACATTCCATATTTTTCAGAGATAACATCAAACATGTATGCACTAAAATCTGGAGATACATcgtcaagttcgtcgataggaAACAAGTTATTTACAGTtgtatcgatatttggtgcaatagcattttttttaggaatttcttacaag tattcgttatttggatttcggaaacgatttaaaaaacaacaaataagagaaaaaataaaaaatataaagaagaaaatgaattattaa
- a CDS encoding fam-a protein, producing the protein MNRFYIQIVLFLLIISLYVNNKTLATEPVPEDTTPEETLDLTIDTTHQYPTSEEIYEANKHLLCTNPEETIQAEKLMNEAVTHLEYHATSKHAYRLFGEYHPKRMYLYKKKLKDYTKVRKVEYIIDDPNKYNKIINKLWDPDSDSYFYKGSVKRKIARVYTPNLVLIQHRSKKWPWSREKYFYALAAKFEVSEDQTIIVIASANINDHNPSNKEYQNTIIKNANLFTTEIDSEDDIRKGKLKKTVVNLIGYIIKKKDKYVDITYVESIDRHVPSYLKRMITQVLEFVFIHK; encoded by the exons atgaataggttttatattcaaattgttttatttcttttaatcaTCTCCCTAtatgtgaataataaaaccCTTGCAACAGAGCCTGTTCCAGAAGATACAACACCCGAAGAAACACTCGATTTAACAATTGACACAACACATCAATACCCTAC ttcagaagaaatatatgaagCAAACAAGCACTTATTATGCACCAATCCCGAAGAAACTATACAAGCAGAAAAACTTATGAACGAGGCTGTAACACATTTAGAGTATCATGCTACAAGTAAGCATGCTTATAGATTATTCGGAGAATATCATCCTAAGcgtatgtatttatataaaaaaaaacttaaagACTATACAAAAGTTAGAAAAgttgaatatataattgatgaTCCAAATAAG tataataaaataataaacaagttATGGGATCCCGATAGTGAcagttatttttataaaggCTCGGTTAAAA gAAAAATTGCCCGTGTGTACACTCCAAATTTAGTATTGATACAGCATCGTTCTAAAAAATGGCCGTGGTCTCGtgagaaatatttttatgctttaGCTGCAAAATTTGAA gTATCAGAAGACCAAACTATAATTGTCATTGCTTcagcaaatataaatgatcacAACCCTTCCAATAAAGAATATCAAAACACAATCATAAAAAACGCAAATTTATTCACAACAGAAATTGATTCTGAAGATGATATtagaaaaggaaaattaaaaaaaacggTTGTTAACTTAATTGGATacatcattaaaaaaaaagacaaatatGTTGATATCACCTATGTTGAATCT atTGATCGCCATGTTCCCAGTTACCTAAAACGTATGATTACACAAGTTTTGGAGTTTGTTTTCATtcataaataa